A window from Taeniopygia guttata chromosome 10, bTaeGut7.mat, whole genome shotgun sequence encodes these proteins:
- the SELENOS gene encoding selenoprotein S (The RefSeq protein has 1 substitution compared to this genomic sequence), with protein sequence MDLGDGGPAAGPGLGRGGLEALQHTVGSVLSGYGWYVLLAAVAVYLLVQKVSRSLAARPGGRPGAAEAAEEPDVVVRRQEALAAARLRMQEELNAQAEKYKEKQRQLEEERRRQKIVMWESMQEGKSYKGNLKLNQEVESAASSASAVPKSKPNKKPLRGGGYNPLSGEGGGTCSWRPGRRGPSAGGUG encoded by the exons atGGATCTCGGGGACggcggccccgcggccgggcccgggctgggccggggcgGGCTGGAGGCGCTGCAGCACACGG TGGGCTCGGTGCTGTCCGGCTATGGCTGGTacgtgctgctggccgccgtCGCCGTCTACCTCCTCGTGCAGAAGGTGTCCCGCAGCCTggcggcgcggccgggcggCCGGCCCGGAGCGGCTGAGGCGGCGGAGG AACCTGATGTGGTGGTAAGAAGGCAGGAAGCTTTGGCAGCAGCTCGCCTCAGGATGCAAGAGGAATTGAATGcacaagcagaaaaatacaaagaaaagcaaagacag CTGGAGGAGGAGCGGCGAAGGCAGAAGATCGTGATGTGGGAGAGTATGCAAGAGGGAAAAAGCTACAAAGGAAACCTGAAACTGAATCAG GAAGTAGAATCTGCTGCCTCTTCTGCCTCAGCAGTCCCGAAatctaaaccaaacaaaaagcctTTGAGAGGAGGTG GCTATAACCCCCTgtctggagaaggaggagggacGTGCTCCTGGAGGCCCGGCCGGCGGGGCCCGTCCGCGGGTGGATGAGGCTAA
- the SNRPA1 gene encoding U2 small nuclear ribonucleoprotein A' isoform X1 — protein sequence MVKLTAELIEQAAQYTNAVRDRELDLRGYKIPVIENLGATLDQFDAIDFSDNEIRKLDGFPLLRRLKTLLMNNNRICRIGENLEQALPSLTELILTNNNIAELGELDPLSSIKSLTYLSVLRNPVTNKKHYRLYLIHKVPQVRVLDFQKVKLKERQEAEKMFKGKRGAQLAKDIARRAKTFNPGAGLPTDKKKTGPSPGDVEAIKAAIANASTLAEVERLKGLLQAGQIPGRERKPGPSEDGEEEMEEDTVPNGS from the exons ATGGTGAAGCTCACGGCGGAGCTGATCGAGCAGGCGGCACAGTACACCAACGCCGTCCGCGACCGGGAGCTGGACCTGCGCG GCTATAAAATCCCTGTCATTGAGAACTTGGGTGCCACTCTGGACCAGTTTGATGCCATCGATTTCTCTGACAACGAGATCCGCAAGCTGGACGGGTTCCCCCTGCTTCGGAGGCTGAAAACGCTCCTCATGAATAACAACAGGATTTG tCGGATTGGTGAGAACCTGGAgcaggctctgcccagcctcacAGAGCTCATTCTTACCAACAACAACATTGCTGAACTG GGTGAACTGGATCCATTATCAAGTATTAAATCATTGACTTACCTGAG CGTTTTAAGGAATCCTGTAACAAATAAGAAACATTACAGATTATATCTAATTCATAAAGTTCCCCAGGTCAGAGTGCTGGATTTTCAAAAAGTGAAGCTTAAA GAGCGACAGGAGGCAGAGAAAATGTTCAAGGGCAAACGGGGTGCACAGCTTGCAAAGGATATTGCCAGGAGAGCAAAAAC ctTCAATCCAGGGGCTGGTCTGCCaacagacaaaaagaaaactgGGCCCTCTCCAGGGGATGTGGAGGCAATTAAG GCTGCCATAGCGAACGCCTCGACGCTGGCGGAGGTGGAGCGGCTGAAGGGTTTGCTGCAGGCGGGCCAGATCCCCGGCAGGGAGCGGAAACCAG GCCCATCGGAGGACGGTGAAGAAGAAATGGAAGAGGACACAGTGCCAAACGGATCGTAG
- the SNRPA1 gene encoding U2 small nuclear ribonucleoprotein A' produces the protein MVKLTAELIEQAAQYTNAVRDRELDLRGYKIPVIENLGATLDQFDAIDFSDNEIRKLDGFPLLRRLKTLLMNNNRICRIGENLEQALPSLTELILTNNNIAELGELDPLSSIKSLTYLSVLRNPVTNKKHYRLYLIHKVPQVRVLDFQKVKLKLQSRGWSANRQKENWALSRGCGGN, from the exons ATGGTGAAGCTCACGGCGGAGCTGATCGAGCAGGCGGCACAGTACACCAACGCCGTCCGCGACCGGGAGCTGGACCTGCGCG GCTATAAAATCCCTGTCATTGAGAACTTGGGTGCCACTCTGGACCAGTTTGATGCCATCGATTTCTCTGACAACGAGATCCGCAAGCTGGACGGGTTCCCCCTGCTTCGGAGGCTGAAAACGCTCCTCATGAATAACAACAGGATTTG tCGGATTGGTGAGAACCTGGAgcaggctctgcccagcctcacAGAGCTCATTCTTACCAACAACAACATTGCTGAACTG GGTGAACTGGATCCATTATCAAGTATTAAATCATTGACTTACCTGAG CGTTTTAAGGAATCCTGTAACAAATAAGAAACATTACAGATTATATCTAATTCATAAAGTTCCCCAGGTCAGAGTGCTGGATTTTCAAAAAGTGAAGCTTAAA ctTCAATCCAGGGGCTGGTCTGCCaacagacaaaaagaaaactgGGCCCTCTCCAGGGGATGTGGAGGCAATTAA